In Corylus avellana chromosome ca2, CavTom2PMs-1.0, the following proteins share a genomic window:
- the LOC132171036 gene encoding adenine DNA glycosylase, with protein sequence MVGTLGFAVDFEFETAAAAASKVKSRFRISSMGGEGKKKTKRKQPKQNKNAVVVERRRRLVREQPQPPSPAEKQMEEEEEEDIEDIIPWRFSGDETQRIRESLLEWYDLNKRDLPWRSKKLESPSEAEEERAYGVWVSEIMLQQTRVQTVIDYYNRWMRKWPTIHHLSQASLEEVNEMWAGLGYYRRARFLLEGAKMIVTEGGGFPKTVSALRKIRGIGDYTAGAIASIAFEEVVPVVDGNVIRVIARLRAIAANPKDKVMVKKVWKVAAQLVDPIRPGDFNQALMELGATVCTPLNPSCSSCPASGHCRALSISRHDSAVQVTDFPVKGIKVKQRHGFSAVCVVELLGGQKTSEGSQTDSRYLLVKRPEKGLLAGLWEFPSVLLDEEADLASRREAIDCFLKNSFGLDPKRTCDVVLRKDVGEFVHIFTHIRLKVYVELFVLHLKGGKNDLLGKQDKEIMPWKCVDSELLSSMGLTSAVRKVYTMVQKFKLENLSINFTPSKKRSRITRTK encoded by the exons ATGGTGGGTACCCTTGGCTTTGCGGTGGATTTTGAATTTGAAACCGCCGCTGCTGCTGCTTCAAAAGTGAAAAGTCGGTTTCGTATTTCGAGTATGGGGGGCGAGggaaagaagaagacgaagaggaAACAGCCGAAGCAAAACAAGAATGCAGTTGTTGTTGAGAGACGACGACGTTTGGTCAGAGAACAACCACAGCCACCATCACCAGCAGAGAAAcaaatggaagaagaagaagaagaagatatagAGGATATTATCCCGTGGAGGTTCAGTGGGGACGAAACCCAGAGGATTAGGGAATCTCTTTTGGAGTGGTACGACCTGAACAAGAGGGACCTCCCATGGCGCTCAAAGAAATTAGAGTCGCCatcagaagcagaagaagaaagggCTTATGGAGTTTGGGTCTCGGAAATAATGCTTCAGCAGACGAGGGTTCAGACTGTCATTGATTACTACAACCGTTGGATGCGCAAATGGCCCACCATTCACCATCTCTCTCAGGCTTCTCTTGAG GAGGTGAATGAAATGTGGGCTGGTTTGGGCTACTATCGCCGAGCACGATTTCTGTTAGAG gGAGCAAAGATGATTGTTACAGAAGGAGGTGGATTTCCTAAAACAGTTTCTGCACTGCGAAAGATTCGAGGAATTGGAGACTATACTGCTGGAGCTATTGCTTCAATAGCATTTGAGGAG GTGGTGCCTGTGGTTGATGGGAATGTGATAAGGGTGATTGCTAGACTACGAGCTATTGCTGCGAATCCAAAAGACAAGGTGATGGTCAAGAAAGTATG GAAAGTAGCAGCTCAACTAGTTGATCCTATCCGGCCTGGCGACTTCAATCAGGCTCTCATGGAACTTGGTGCAACTGTCTGCACTCCATTGAACCCAAGCTGCTCTTCATGTCCTGCATCTGGCCATTGTCGTGCACTGTCAATCTCTAGACATGATAGTGCGGTACAGGTTACAGATTTCCCAGTTAAGGGGATAAAGGTCAAGCAGAGACATGGTTTTTCTGCTGTATGTGTTGTGGAGTTACTTGGAGGTCAGAAAACATCGGAGGGAAGCCAAACTGACAGCAGATATCTTCTTGTTAAAAGGCCTGAAAAAGGTTTGCTTGCTGGCCTCTGGGAGTTCCCGTCTGTCTTGCTGGACGAAGAAGCTGATTTGGCCTCTAGGAGAGAAGCAATTGATTGCTTTTTGAAAAACAGCTTTGGACTTGACCCCAAAAGGACCTGCGACGTAGTTCTCAGGAAAGATGTTGGAGAGTTTGTCCATATTTTCACTCACATTCGTCTAAAAGTATATGTGGAATTGTTTGTGTTACATCTTAAag GTGGGAAGAATGACTTACTTGGAAAGCAGGACAAAGAAATTATGCCATGGAAATGTGTTGATTCCGAGCTCCTTTCAAGCATGGGATTGACATCTGCTGTCAGAAAG GTATACACTATGGTTCAGAAATTTAAGCTGGAAAATTTGTCCATTAATTTTACACcatccaaaaaaagaagcagaaTAACGCGAACAAAATAA